A genomic region of Zea mays cultivar B73 chromosome 6, Zm-B73-REFERENCE-NAM-5.0, whole genome shotgun sequence contains the following coding sequences:
- the LOC103629658 gene encoding glutathione S-transferase T3 yields the protein MERDGFLSDILLNGHDGGVTGMQDLNIPSTQDINYEVEQADVEVMPSRGTKGSKRTKNFNSTEDEVVCSGWLNISKDPIHGANQSRPTFWSRVHAFFEEHMQEHIKDKVPRTQSSVMHRWLTIQTQVNKFCSCYDAILRRNQSGSTIHDKIAEATKMFQSLDNENKAFTLIHCWNILKDEDKWKAKRLELAELEKQPNKKKQKSTKMSRPRDDEATNNEEVPEDVAPQTESKKGHRG from the exons ATGGAACGAGATGGATTCTTATCTGACATTCTTCTCAATGGACATGATGGTGGAGTTACTGGTATGCAAGACTTGAACATTCCGAGCACACAAGACATTAATTATGAAGTTGAACAAGCTGATGTGGAAGTGATGCCAAGTCGTGGTACAAAGGGATCGAAGAGGACAAAAAATTTTAATTCCACAGAAGATGAAGTTGTATGCTCAGGTTGGTTGAACATTAGCAAAGATCCCATTCACGGGGCCAATCAATCTCGTCCCACATTTTGGAGTAGAGTTCATGCATTCTTTGAGGAACACATGCAGGAACACATTAAAGATAAAGTTCCGAGGACACAGAGTTCTGTTATGCATAGGTGGCTGACAATTcagacacaagtgaacaagttttGTTCTTGCTATGATGCGATTTTGCGCAGGAATCAAAGTGGGTCAACTATCCATGACAAG ATTGCAGAAGCAACCAAGATGTTCCAGAGCTTAGACAACGAAAACAAGGCATTTACTCTTATACATTGTTGGAACATTTTGAAGGATGAAGACAAGTGGAAAGCCAAGAGGCTTGAACTTGCCGAGCTGGAAAAACAACCAAACAAGAAAAAACAGAAGTCCACCAAGATGTCTAGGCCAAGGGATGATGAAGCCACCAACAATGAAGAAGTTCCAgaggatgttgctccacaaactgaATCAAAAAAAGGCCACAGGGGATAA